Below is a genomic region from Megalopta genalis isolate 19385.01 chromosome 10, iyMegGena1_principal, whole genome shotgun sequence.
gcggcaaggaattacggtccaatcactgcaatcccaaatccagtgagactgccccaaaacggtgggccgggagttaggagggagagtgacaaaataactcctgcgagacatcccgcgctgatgggcctacgtgcccgaacaatgccagacccaaccgtcattgactggaccgtaatcaaggaccaggagacgttatgacggtgccacatgtgcccgggaacggcccgggacagacccataccgtccgggtacccaagcacatggcccctgccataaatcctggccactcgGCCCTAACACTATCCTCGATTTACTAAAATGATTTAAACGAGcaattcattttcatttaaaaaatttcggTTTCTTACAACCGTGTCGGaagatttttattctgcataaagaaCCGCAAATAACTTATCACTTGCCTCAAGCTCTCCAGAGGAACTCTAGCCTCGCTCCAAACTCTCTCCAAGGCGCATCTGCTCGCGTCCAGCTTGGAAAGATTGGGAGTCGCCAAGAATGGTGTCACTTGCAATTTCTCCAAAGGATTGCCAGCGAGACTAATCTTCGCCAGGCCGCTGGCACCGTTGAACATGTTGTTCTGCAGCACGCTGATTATGTTGTCGGAAATATCGAGAGTTTTCAAAGAGACGAGATCCCGCAGAAGTCCATCTGGCAGGGTCGCTAGACGGTTCTTGGACAGGTTCAGTCGTTGCAATACTGGCATATGCCTGAAGGTTTCTTCGTGGATTGTGTACAAGCCACAGTTCGAGCATTCGAAACGGTAAATACTGCAAAAATATGTAACGAGATTTTAACGAAGATGTAACGTTGACTGGAACTATGAGAATTACATCTGTTAGTCCATAAAAATAGTCCTCCATGCTATCGAGCTCTAAAAGctttaaaaattatttgcaaGAGAAATCAGAGAGTCGATTGATGTTGGAAGAATGCCATCGAAAAGAGTGATTGATACGTTGacgattaaatattattttataattaatgggATGACATCTTGATGACAcgattatactattatttttcCATAACTAACAGAGGCCACAGtcgctaaatcattgattttgaTCAAACTTCTTTTGATGGATCTATAGCTATTTTCGTGGCAACTCATTCTTTATGGTTTCTGCAAATACTGTCATAGAAACGTATTGCATCAGGTCTAATTATAGATCCTGATATCTCTGTTGATTCAAATCTCGAAAGATTAAtatttggttcatttgttttttttcgCGCGAATTACACGTCACATTATACATTTCAATAAAATGATAGTAAATTGAGtataaatatttagaaaaagaaacatacgtaaaaaaagaaaaatatttaacaaatattacaaaattaaaaataaaagaacagTATGTGTATCTTCCGAGTTTTCAACACCATTGGTCATTATCATTTCCGCTATCATACAAGTGGAATACGTGCCTATTAACCCAGTATTTATGAAAATCGTAAAGGTCAAatgtaaaatattttcataaatagtGAATATTGACGATGACGCCAAAATATGAGTCGGCTTATATAGTTTCGCTTTACATTCATCGGTAAAAGTTTTATCAAAACCGTCGACCGAAGGATTGTAATTACTTCTTGTACAACCCctggtaaaaagtattcgttcaccttttaaaatgcaataacatttttaaaactccGCTAAATGACTTTACTGTGCAATGACAAAAATACTTCTTGTTAATTTTGCATGGTATGAGAAATACGAAAATACGAAACACttgttctttaacttttttatttgaaagtgaagcgaaaatttaaaaagtgcaTTTCGTAGATCCAGATAACTTAcatgcatactgaaaatttcattgaaattggtTGACGTTTTCACGAGCTACAAGCAATTGAAGATCGTAAAAATCGCAGTCTTTCACGAATTTAAACCAAAAACAGGTCATTTTTCCATCTTTCAGTGGCTGTAGTTTGACTATGCGTCAACCGATCTTTTGTTGTCATTGTAAGTAacggtaaaattaaaaaaaaaagtatgctAGTCATTGTAAcgtaaactagtccctttaaCACTTAAAAACAATTCAAGTTGTTTAGACCAGTttggaaaaagttattgcgttttaaaagatgatTTGCCATGGGTTGTAAATCATTTGCCATAGTGACCGCCATAGTGATGAGAGATACAGATTCCTTAGGTGAAGGTAGCTTTTACCTGTAACCGTCGTATTCGTTGCGGGTCTTGAAAACAGGCAAGGTCTCCAAACCAGGATTGTCGTTCAGCAGAACCACTTGCAATCTCCTGTTTCCTGCCAGATGGCTCTCCTTCAAGGAAGTCAATTTGTTGTTGCTAAGGTCGATATAGATAAGCATCTCGAGGTCAGCGAAAGCGGACGGATGAATCGACCTGATCTCGTTCGAACGGAGCGTCAGTTGCTCCAATAGCGGCACACCCATCAGACCGTCTTTAGGTATCACCCTGATTTTGTTATGGGACACATCCAACTGTCGCAATTCTGACGCATGAATCGTGGACAACGTAGTCAAGTTATTACCTGCAAGTTGAAAGCTCTGTCTTAGATGTTCTATAAAAGTGAGCTGATAACTAAATATATAGAGACACGATGAATGAAATCGACGAAATCACGAAACAGTGAATATTCTTCGGATTTCTTCTGTCAAAAAACCGTAGCTAAAAAAATCTAACACAGTTTAACAATGTTTATTTTCTTAAAACTTTGTCGGTGCATTTAACACTCGATCAACGAACTTTCCCGAGAAAAATATAGCTGTACTCCTAAATAAGTTAGTTTTTCTGTAGTCCTCAATGAAAcatgaaaattttaattaagtGTCAATAACATGATGTTCAAATTTTTTCTGGTTACAAACGGACCCAGGCCACGTCGTTCGAGTGTTAATAAAGAAATCAAATATACCAATAACTCGCGAACTTCTAAAAATCCACAGAAATGTACTGAGCATCGATTCAAAACGTCCTTCGCGATAACCAGAAAAACAAGATTCCAACAACgggaaaaacatgtttttgtcCATTCAATTTTGTCGAATTCTCTCCTCTGCGAATTGTGTAAAGTCGCCGACAGACTTTCGTAGTATCATTTATGActcctacagggtgtcccaaaattctgACACTTCCGAGGAATGAAAGGTTCCTgagaccatttgaagcaactttttccttagcgcaaatgcaatccgcggccttatttacgagttattaacgaaaaacactgaccaatgagaggtgagctcggctggcgcgaggcgaccgagccaatgagcggaactaggcttcgaccgctcgtctaggctccgcctcgcgccagctgaattcgcctcacattggtcaccgtttttcattaataactcgtaaacgaagccgcggattgcgtttgcgctaaggagaaagttgcttcaaatgacctcaggaacccttcttttcccggaagtaccataattttgggacagcctgtatgcTCGAAGAAAATTGTGATCACAGAATTGCAAAATCTTCGAAATAGCAGATGCTCTTACCGGCAACGTTGAATATCTCCACTCTCTTGTCATACAGCAAATCGGCAGGGATCTCGTTCAGCAGATTGTTCGAAAGGTCCACATCAGCGAGCGCTTTGAGCGTGTTGAAGACCGCGCTGTCGATCTCCTTGAGTTTATTATTTCGCAGATTGATGTAGAGCAGGCTGGGCATCTTCGCGAAGGCGTTCCGTCTCAGCTTCGTCAAACCGTTATGAGAGAAATCGAATTCAGTGACGGACGGAGTATCGAACAAGCCATGTTTCGCTGATCTCGGGTCTTGGGTGTGTTTTAACGGGTTTCGGGAGATCGACAGTAACGTGAGCTGCGAGTTGTTTTGGAACAGATTCGGAGGAAGCTCTTGCAGGCCGTTGTGGGTCAGATTAACAGCGAACAAGTACACCACGCCGTCGAATGCGGTTTGATCCAGCTCGACGATCTGCGTGTGCGTGATCTTGATCGATTCCAAGTGCTGGAGGCCTCGGGATCGAAGCGCATGGGGACCGAGCGAAATCGGCTCGGCGTGCTCGATGCGCAGATGAGCGACACCTGTGCCGAACGTTTGGTCCTCCACGAATTTGTTGCATCTGCACGAAACGGGAACATATCCGAATTAATATTCAAACTTTAAAGTCCTCAGACGGCGAGACATCTGATGATGAAATTGAAGATCAAAGCTGGATGTGAAAAGGAAAATAAAAGATACTGAGAGAATAGGGAAAAGTGTTGGAATGGTATAGAGTACTTGGAAAGGAAAAGGGGGAGTCAGTAATCTTTATGTCATTGTTCTTTCAGTGCCAAAGAAGAATGGACAGTACAATGATAAACTACAATAACAAAGTAAAGGAAAGTAcaagtatagtaatgtctccctaattcgcgctcagattgtgcaaaaaatggtcaatttaggaagaggagatacgattattcgagcctcgcggctcgtttttatggtcacgAATATATATAGTTCTACTCGTCGCGAAAAAGATGTTACCCTTAAAAAAGATGATCAAGCCGATCCGAGGATGTAGAGTTTTCACTTATGCTAGTCACGACAAAGCATTTTATAACAGCCTGTATAAAGTCACTATTGCTGAAATTCATtataaaaaattcaaatttttaacaaattattCAAACGAATTATCCTTTCTTATACTCATCTACAGGCACAAATTCCCTACTCAAAAACAGACAGCCTAAACAAATTATGTAATCCTATATTCTcttgttttctctctctctctctctctctctctctatatatatatatatatatatatatatatatatatatatatatatatatatatagttccctaaaaaatatttttctaattcACCAATAATTAAGAGTTTCAACATGGACAATGACTGATGGGAAAGACGTGTATGAACTATTCCTCCAACACAACTATCTATACGTTCGATTCAAATCTGCTTATTTGACTTAAATACATTACGATGTGTGCAACTATTGGTTGAAACGTTTATGAAATCTAGCATTAATAAAATTGAACGATTTTTGAAATGTTTGTACGAAAGAAATATTTGTACTCCATCTCGTTCTTTATATTGAACAACTGATATACTAGCCAATATCTCTGTaatcaataattattataatttgctAACGATAATTTGTTACGGTGACaatgaaaataatttgtaaTTCGGCGTAGCATCATCGGAATCACGATTCGCAGTTGTCAAACGAGCTTGGTTCATTTTACAGGGATGATTTTCATAGCAactatttaaccctttcgatactacgagccactatagtggccctccataagatgccatcgaggtactacgagccactatagtggctttccataagatgccatcgagatactaagagccactatagtggccttccataagatgccatcgaggtactaagggccactatagtggccttccataagatgccacccagGTACTACAGGCCACtatcgtttgtagcgaataaagtcagtgcttactgcagaaagctaattcaccttatttttctctcaacaacggataaatagatatgccttatttttttcaattttgttcaactttatttggattaacccttttgctacgggcgggttctccgctgcggtacccccgcaacgatcggcgtcttgtagcgtgcagcgatgtcgcagcgcgccgtccagcagaagtaccgcggcggaaaatccgcccgtagcgaaagggttaaacatacGTTGCAGTCGTTGCAGCTGCGTATTCTCCAGCACATTTACAGTAATCCGGACACCCTGTTAGCACTTGCTCGTCGTCTTCGAactcgtcgtcatcgtcgtcgtcgtacgtATCCTGGCTTTCGTTCTCTTCTTCCT
It encodes:
- the Gp150 gene encoding leucine-rich repeat domain-containing glycoprotein 150 translates to MKVLAAVLLTVLFVGFVFASTTPTSRSNTEASFPADSQHDTKKTSATSGKSVSTSHTNIFMRSKSTPLARLEEETTATDDEDSLLLGDPKRFLSPKDMLMQEIQTLDEEVSNAKTQEEVEKAFRAEAQRYKPVAAKSNSTTDASAIKKLLDAENGTYDDLTEEEENESQDTYDDDDDDEFEDDEQVLTGCPDYCKCAGEYAAATTATCNKFVEDQTFGTGVAHLRIEHAEPISLGPHALRSRGLQHLESIKITHTQIVELDQTAFDGVVYLFAVNLTHNGLQELPPNLFQNNSQLTLLSISRNPLKHTQDPRSAKHGLFDTPSVTEFDFSHNGLTKLRRNAFAKMPSLLYINLRNNKLKEIDSAVFNTLKALADVDLSNNLLNEIPADLLYDKRVEIFNVAGNNLTTLSTIHASELRQLDVSHNKIRVIPKDGLMGVPLLEQLTLRSNEIRSIHPSAFADLEMLIYIDLSNNKLTSLKESHLAGNRRLQVVLLNDNPGLETLPVFKTRNEYDGYSIYRFECSNCGLYTIHEETFRHMPVLQRLNLSKNRLATLPDGLLRDLVSLKTLDISDNIISVLQNNMFNGASGLAKISLAGNPLEKLQVTPFLATPNLSKLDASRCALERVWSEARVPLESLRSLSVRENLLRRITVEELNATPKIVGINLAHNPLDCDNEFTEAIQWLTDRGISTMEPFRYLNDYANGDNNQDNEGISHWTDLANIVCDGVSDDGPPNRNIPHLKNKVKNMLDELDTSKDSDSILRKQNDEQELLKLLDDRDMRSDEEVEKAWTTQDQEYEDFVREGSTEHHPWYTSAVWPVVTLVIMTVMFVSIAIHVVFYAPKRRGGSPVIRPPMMLRSGLIDNKNCGLVYKPLQEEIATPHMPKRGSFYSSSTFHYDKIVPESV